The Streptomyces sp. NBC_00299 DNA segment TCCCTGGCGTATCGGTAGCCGCCCGGGCCGAACGCGGCGGCAAGTACAGCGGGATCAGTCAGCAGTCCGGATCCATCGGGCCGCGTGATCCACATACGGCCGTCGATCTGCCACCCGGTCGGCGGGCAGTTCAGGCACCAGCCCGCCGGCTGCACCGCCAGCTGCCGTACGTCGGCCAGTTCCTCGGCTGCGTCGAGGGGGACCAGCCACCACAGTGCGTCCATCACCGGGTCAGCAAGGACCGGCCCCCGCTGCTCTGCGCGGATGCGGACCAGCTTCGGGTAGCCGGTGGTGATCCGTGCCCCGGCGACGAGCCATTCCTCGCCGGAGGGGATAGGGGCGAGTGCGTCTGACTCCCACACGTCTCGCACGAGGTTCGGGTGTGCGCAGGAGTTGGCGAGCCACGCATCCCCGGCCTCGTACCGCTGGGCGGACTTTGGTAGGGCCATGGCCAGGACCGTATGCAGGGCGGTTGCGCGCCTGTGCGGCGATTGCGCCGGATTGCGCGCACGGATGCCGGTGTTGCTGCCGGTTGCTTACGACAGGTTGAGAGCGGCGCTCGCGCGGCCGATGAGCCGGTGCGCGGTGGCGTCGTAGACGGCCGATTCAGCGAGCCAGTACCATGCCCGTTCGTACAGGGTGATGGACTCGTCGTCGTCCAGCCACATCTCGGTGCTGAGCGTCTCGACGATCACAAGTCGGCGGTCGTAGATCCAGAACCCGTGTGAGGGGCTGCGGCGCAGCTCGGCGGCGAAGGGGATGATGCCGAGTTGCACCGTGTCCATGCCGACCATGGAGCGGAGCCGGTCCAGCTGCGCGGCCATGACAGGCCGTGGCGCGTTGAGCGCGTACAGGGCGCCTTCCCACAGCAGGACGCGGAAGGTGCGCTCAGCTCGTACAGGGCCTGCTGGCGGCGCATGCGGGCGCGCACGGCGTCCTCGATGTCCGCGGCCGGGACGTCGCGGAAGGCGGCGTTCGCGGTGAACACGGCCCGCGCGTACTCGGGTGTCTGGAAGAGCCCGGGGATGCGGATCACTTCGACGGCGCGCAGCAGCTTCGTCTGCTCCGTCTCGACCAGGCCTTGCTCCTGGCGGGCGCGGTGGCCGTTGGAGTACTCCTTGCGCAGCGACCGGTATCGGGTCTCAAGGCCGGCGAGCCGCCCGGCCAGTTCGGCTATGACGTCGGCCCGGCCGGCGGCCTCGGCCCATGCGGCGAGATCGTCGCGGCTCGGGGTCTGCTTTCCGTTCTCCAGGCGGCTGACCATCGAGCGTTGCCAGCCGAGGCGCTCGGCGAAGTCCTTGCCGTTCAGGCCGGCCTCGGTGCGCAGCTCGCGCATGCGCGCACCGAGGGCGACGCGCCCGGACTGGTAGTCGCTGCTCACATGGTGGAACGTACCCGCTCGGCGAACTCGGCGGCAGCCACCGCGTGATGCCAGGCAGCGTCGCGGGCCTGGCAGGCTGCGAGGACCTCGGCGGGGTCCTCGGAGACGATGACGCCCATGGTGGTGTCCTGCTCGTCACTCGAACTGACCGGCCAGGTCCGGATCACCTGTTGTTCCAGCGTGGTGATCCGGCTCCTGAGCTGTTCGACGTCACCGGGAACCCCCAGCCCGGAGTCACGCCAGGCCTGTTCGCCAAGGAGTGAGGACAGCCTTGATCCCCCGCGGCTGCTGGTGCATCGGCCGCGGCGTTGGCTTCCTCCGCCGGAAGGTAGGCCAACCCCCTCCGTGCCCAACATGGCCATTGCTCGTGGCAACACTGACCGTCCAGGAGACGGCAGGCGCTCCTTTTGCCGACACGGCGCATAACGGACGGCGCTCTGCGGGGTGATGGCCTCCATGCGGTCCCAACTGCGGGCCCGCCCGGTCCTCAGCAGCTTCGACCCCCAGGCACAAGTGTGCCGCGGCAACGACGCGGTCAGTGCGTCGTTACTCTCAGCGGTAACCCTTGGGCAGGCCTTTGGTGCCGTTGAGTTTGGCACCCTTGTGCTTGGCTCCGGCGAGGCGTGCGCCAGCGAGGTTGGCGTTGGAGAGATCCGCTCCAGTCAAGTCTGCGCCGGTGAGGTTGGCCTTGGAAAGGTTGGTGCCGCTCAGGTCTGCGTTGATGAGCTTGGCGCCGGAAAGATTGATCTGGGCGAGCGGCATGCCGGCGAGGTTCGCTCCTGAGAGATCCGCGTGAGCCAGCGTGGCGCATGCACGCTCTGTCGTTTCCAACTCTTCACCGGTCTCCTCGTCGAGGATAACTACTAGGGACGTGCTGCAAAGCTGGGCCTTGGTGAGGTTCGCGCCAGCTAGGGCGGCGCGCTTCAGATCCGCGCCGCTAAAGTCTGTTGCCGTCATGTCCGGACACGGGGTTGACGCTCCCGCACTCCGGTCGTAACAAAAGAAGGCACCGCTGGCGTTCGCGCCGGACAGGGATGCGTCACGGAGATTGGCCTCGAACAGGGACGCGTCGCGAAGATCCGCACCGGTAAGGTTGGCATCGCGGAAATCCGCTTCGTCCAGGTATGCGTTCCGTAGGTTGGCCACGCTGAGGTCGGTCTTGATGAGGTTCGATCCGCTAAGGTCTGCCAATTCGAGCTGGGTCCCGGTGTCGGTGAAGGGGCGCGCGGGCTTCCATCCACTCAGCTCGGTTTTGCTCAAGTCGAGCACCAGATCCCGGTCTCGCTCCATACTGCGTTCGGCCAGTACGTTCATGACGGCTTCGATGTCGGCGGGTGGCCTCCGCGTCTCGACGACCGCGACGTCAGCGTGTGCGGGAGCGTGCTGGCGCACGTAGGCGGCGAGCACTGAGACGACGGTGGGCTGATCGCGCGACGAATCGCGCATCAGTCGCTCCAGCGCGTAGATGCCGCCCAGGCGCACGTCGACTGAGCTGGACCCAAGATTGTTGATTGCGGCGTTGTACCTGCTAGTGATCTGTCCTTGTTGGACGATCTGCAGTTCCTGACGGGTCTGGCTGACCTGCATCCAGGTAAAAAGCAGCGCGGCCAGTGCTGCAAGACCGGGCAGGCTCACAATCATCAGGGTGATCAGTGGTCCCGGTTGTCTGCCATCGGCGCCTGCGCCGGCCGGTCGACCGCGAAGCCGTCGGCGACGGCGCAAGTCGTGACGCTGGAGCAGACGGCGCAGCCGCCCGGTGTCTCGATTGCGGGTCATGTTCCCATGCCACACCTCCAGGTCACTACTAACTGAGCTGCCGCACCGACCAACCACCCGCACGAGGGGCTGGGCCGCCCTCGGTCTGGTCTATTCCGTGTGGTTGGGGCTGTGGGCCGGCCGGAGCCGGTGTCGACGGCCGTCCCACAGGCATGCGGCGGCACCCAGTGTGGCCCTGGCATCGTGAAGTTGGTCAGCCCTGGGCGAGGGAAGCGCGGTGTTCCTGTCGGTGATCGGTGGACGCAGGCTCGGCGAGGACTTTGACGTGGTGCGGGTCGCCGACGTCGCCGTGCTCGGACCAGACGGGTGTACTCGGTCACGGTGCAGTCGGATTGTGGGTCGCAGGGTTGGCCGGAGGATTTCACCGCGTGCTTGCAGCGGCTGTCGGCCTGGGTTCCACGCTGACGGCGATGCGTGCCATGAGGACTGTTCCTTGTCGCAGACGGGAGCGCAGCGCCAGGCTCGGAGTGGGCGAGCTACTCGGCGGTGATGTGAGGACCACGAGGAACTGGTCGCTGGGCAATCCATCACGACCTGGGCGTCGGTTCTTTGGGCACGCTGGGCGGCGTACTGTTCCGCTGGCCAGGAGGCACGTGGGCTTTCGGCGGGGAACCGCTCGAGGACGCTGCGGGACGGGACGGGACCATGTGCTGGTCGTGGCCGTCACGCGTCACCGCCGTTCACGCGCTCGTGGATATCGATAAGCGTCCCATGGAGTCGGGGCTCGCAGCTTCGGCGGCCCACCTTCCATGGGCGATGAACATGGGCACCCTCTCGGCGTCGACGCCGACGACGCAGTCGCCGTTCCTGTCGAGGACCATCTCCTGCAGCGCCCGGGCGACAGCACGCAGGCCGATGTTCCGCCTCCGAATCAGTCGTGAGCACTGGCATGCAGAGCAGAGCCACACACTCTGGCTGGGCTCCTCCGGCGCGGCGGCACGACGATGGCACGGTGCTTCGGCTGCGTGTGCCGGACCGATCGGTCTCGTCCCAGTCGGCGGCTGCCAACTCGGCCCAGCTGATCCAAGTCGTTCCGTGTGCGTCTTGTGGCCCACCCCAGGCGTTGAACGCCTCTCGCAGTCCCTCGGAAGCGTCCTCCGGCAGGCCGCGGTCCTCGGACAGCGGTCGGAACCCGAAGGAGTTGCGGACGCCGAAGAGGCAGGCAAAGGCGTCGTAGGCGTTGCCGGTATTGAGGAGGAAGAGGTCAATGGCGGCGTGCCATACCGCGTCCTCGTCGTCCTCTCCGAAGATCCGGGCCAAGGGCCTGCACTCGATCATTCCGCTGACGTCGGTGGACATGCCCGCAGTCTGCCGGGCGGGCAAGGCTCGTCGCCTCGATTTTCGATGCAGCAC contains these protein-coding regions:
- a CDS encoding pentapeptide repeat-containing protein; its protein translation is MTRNRDTGRLRRLLQRHDLRRRRRLRGRPAGAGADGRQPGPLITLMIVSLPGLAALAALLFTWMQVSQTRQELQIVQQGQITSRYNAAINNLGSSSVDVRLGGIYALERLMRDSSRDQPTVVSVLAAYVRQHAPAHADVAVVETRRPPADIEAVMNVLAERSMERDRDLVLDLSKTELSGWKPARPFTDTGTQLELADLSGSNLIKTDLSVANLRNAYLDEADFRDANLTGADLRDASLFEANLRDASLSGANASGAFFCYDRSAGASTPCPDMTATDFSGADLKRAALAGANLTKAQLCSTSLVVILDEETGEELETTERACATLAHADLSGANLAGMPLAQINLSGAKLINADLSGTNLSKANLTGADLTGADLSNANLAGARLAGAKHKGAKLNGTKGLPKGYR